The sequence CTATAGTAGCCTTCTAAATCTAAAGCTACTTTTTTAAAACCTAACTCTTTAAATTTTTTTAAAATTTGTGCTTTTTCCAAAAAAACTTTTGAAATATAATCTTTAGAAACTTCTAATACTGCTATATCCATGTAATCTCTAACACGTATAGCAATATTTGGCTCGCCCAAAACACTAGCTAAAAAACTTTCGGCTTTTTCTATTCTAGAAAGCTTATCTGCAGTAATTTCGGTGCCGAACGGTAGCCTAGTTAATAAACATGTAGTAGGTGGAGAATTCCAATTCGGTAAGTTAAATTGCTTGGCTAGAAGCCGAACTGTTTTTTTGTCTAGACCTAAATCAGCTAATGGAGTTTTAATATTCTCCTCTTCTAATGCTTTAAGACCTGGCCTATCTTCCTTTAAATCGTCAAAATTAGTTCCATCGACAATAACGCTTATTTTTTCTTTTTCCGCGAACCTTTTTAAAACCTCGTAGATATATTTCTTGCATGTATAGCATCTATTCCTAGGGTTTAACCTGAA comes from Thermoproteales archaeon and encodes:
- the larE gene encoding ATP-dependent sacrificial sulfur transferase LarE, whose protein sequence is MKSEILSKLKKEFKNYNSALVAFSGGVDSTLLLFLLKKILGDNVKAATVVFPYIPSKDIEKTKTLAKLIGVQHHLFDGSNIFKNKKFRLNPRNRCYTCKKYIYEVLKRFAEKEKISVIVDGTNFDDLKEDRPGLKALEEENIKTPLADLGLDKKTVRLLAKQFNLPNWNSPPTTCLLTRLPFGTEITADKLSRIEKAESFLASVLGEPNIAIRVRDYMDIAVLEVSKDYISKVFLEKAQILKKFKELGFKKVALDLEGYY